A window of the Gossypium hirsutum isolate 1008001.06 chromosome A03, Gossypium_hirsutum_v2.1, whole genome shotgun sequence genome harbors these coding sequences:
- the LOC121222981 gene encoding uncharacterized protein, translating to MALKSQRKMVTLIKIICSVIIVGSHNILGTSAGNYMVDPPEAMEENKISQIRVKLTCLRLQSHLQKLHPLEYFLWMKFDISDVFCPNLTLPRIQHPIFSSQDLQRGRKIGNGNLHDGLLAMVTCMMAYICWRVVVVLFKLFFLEESSWLMFLSTPARSLCLAVHYL from the exons ATGGCTCTCAaaagccaaagaaagatggtaacCTTAATAAAGATAATCTGTAGTGTGATTATTGTGGGAAGCCACAACATACTAGGGACAAGTGCTGGAAATTACATGGTTGACCCACCAGAGGCCATGGAGGAAAACAAAATAAGTCAAATCAGGGTCAAGCTAACTTGTTTGAGGCTACAAAGCCATCTACAGAAATTGCATCCATTGGAATATTTTCTTTGGATGAAATTCGACATCTCAGATGTCTTCTGTCCCAACTTGACTCTTCCTCGAATCCAACATCCAATTTTTTCAAGTCAG GACCTTCAAAGAGGAAGGAAGATTGGCAATGGTAACTTGCATGATGGCTTATTGGCAATGGTAACTTGCATGATGGCTTATATATGTTGGAGGGTAGTGGTGGTTCtattcaagcttttttttttggAG GAGTCTTCTTGGCTTATGTTTCTTTCCACTCCAGCAAGGTCCCTATGTTTGGCGGTGCACTATCTCTGA